From the Rhodocyclaceae bacterium genome, one window contains:
- a CDS encoding acetate--CoA ligase family protein, with amino-acid sequence MTADFSRLIEPRGVAVIGATEDARKIGGQPMRFLTEFGYEGAVYPVNPRYQTVRGLRCYASAAELPQPCDIGLIAVPGASVPQAIRDLGRAGVPHAIVLSAGFRELGERGMGLQRELDSALADTGIRIIGPNCQGVMNLRMRAYLGFGHSFANPALKAGPVSMVTQSGGFGYSVVSAAQREGIGFSYVFSTGNEANISSLEMMACLIERPEVEVLVTYMEGLTDGRALLALGERALQLGKPILVWKVGNTVAGRRAVASHTANLTASAELYRTAFERGGFVQIRDIDDLIDTLHVFLGGRLPKGKGVTILTTSGGAGVLMADRCEEAGLELPLPGQASIDAIRPVAPDFASLGNPVDVTAHFSAAWKEYNQIIRTLLADPSVDMLIPRSIGGANAEPWCAELLEILKGTDKPVIISQNEPPERIQSMIAMLRAARVPLISTPARCAVAAGALSSFAARRRAHALRPVPAPRCVAPVRLDLPAAGGTLGEHRSKAILAAYGIPVTHEVLLSPAEIGRLSALPFDAPWAVKIESPDIPHKTEAGCVRLGVAGLLGLKAAAREVEDNARRHNPGARIDGILVTEMARGTEVIVGAVVDPVFGPVVMFGLGGIATELLRDVTHEFAPFDTVTARAMIGRIRSAPLLTGYRGRPPLDVDALADVLSRVSWLVADHAGRIAEIDLNPLFLGERGIVAADALVALKPAT; translated from the coding sequence ATGACGGCGGATTTCTCCCGGCTGATCGAGCCCCGCGGCGTCGCGGTGATCGGCGCCACCGAGGACGCGCGCAAGATCGGCGGCCAGCCGATGCGGTTCCTGACCGAATTCGGTTACGAAGGCGCCGTCTATCCGGTGAATCCGCGCTACCAGACGGTGCGCGGGCTGCGCTGTTATGCGAGCGCGGCCGAGTTGCCCCAGCCATGCGACATCGGCCTGATCGCGGTGCCGGGCGCTTCGGTGCCGCAGGCGATCCGCGACCTCGGTCGCGCAGGCGTGCCCCACGCAATCGTGCTGTCTGCGGGCTTTCGCGAACTCGGCGAACGTGGCATGGGCCTCCAGCGTGAGCTCGACAGCGCCCTGGCCGACACGGGTATCCGGATCATCGGCCCGAACTGCCAGGGCGTGATGAACCTCCGCATGCGCGCCTACCTGGGCTTCGGCCACTCGTTCGCCAATCCGGCGCTGAAGGCGGGGCCGGTCTCGATGGTCACGCAGAGCGGCGGCTTCGGCTATTCGGTGGTCTCCGCCGCGCAGCGCGAGGGCATCGGCTTCAGCTACGTGTTCTCGACCGGCAACGAGGCCAACATCAGCTCGCTCGAGATGATGGCCTGCCTGATCGAGCGCCCGGAGGTCGAGGTGCTGGTCACCTACATGGAAGGACTGACCGATGGGCGTGCACTGCTCGCGCTGGGCGAACGCGCGCTGCAGCTGGGCAAGCCGATCCTCGTCTGGAAGGTCGGCAACACCGTCGCCGGCCGGCGTGCCGTGGCCTCGCACACCGCCAACCTGACCGCGAGCGCCGAGCTGTACCGCACGGCGTTCGAGCGTGGCGGCTTCGTGCAGATCCGTGACATCGACGATCTCATCGACACGCTGCATGTCTTCCTCGGTGGCCGCCTGCCCAAGGGCAAGGGCGTGACCATCCTGACCACCTCCGGTGGGGCCGGCGTGCTGATGGCGGACCGCTGCGAGGAGGCCGGGCTGGAACTGCCACTGCCCGGGCAGGCATCGATCGATGCGATACGGCCGGTAGCGCCCGACTTCGCGTCGCTCGGGAACCCGGTCGACGTGACCGCGCATTTCTCGGCGGCCTGGAAGGAATACAACCAGATCATCCGCACGCTGCTCGCCGACCCGTCTGTCGACATGCTGATCCCGCGCTCGATCGGCGGTGCCAATGCCGAGCCCTGGTGCGCCGAACTGCTCGAGATATTGAAGGGCACCGACAAGCCGGTGATCATCAGCCAGAACGAACCGCCCGAGCGCATTCAGTCGATGATCGCGATGCTGCGGGCGGCGCGCGTACCGCTTATCTCGACGCCGGCGCGCTGCGCAGTCGCGGCCGGGGCGCTGTCGAGCTTCGCCGCGCGCCGCAGGGCTCACGCCCTGCGCCCCGTGCCGGCACCGCGCTGCGTCGCGCCGGTGCGGCTCGACCTGCCTGCCGCGGGCGGCACGCTCGGCGAGCATCGTTCCAAGGCCATCCTGGCCGCGTACGGCATCCCGGTCACGCACGAGGTCCTGCTGTCGCCGGCCGAGATCGGCCGGTTGTCGGCGCTGCCGTTCGACGCGCCGTGGGCCGTGAAGATCGAGTCGCCGGACATCCCGCACAAGACCGAAGCCGGCTGCGTGCGTCTGGGCGTCGCCGGCCTGCTGGGACTGAAGGCGGCCGCGCGGGAAGTCGAGGACAACGCTCGGCGGCATAACCCGGGGGCACGGATCGACGGCATCCTGGTGACCGAGATGGCGCGCGGCACCGAAGTGATCGTCGGTGCGGTGGTCGATCCCGTGTTCGGGCCGGTGGTGATGTTCGGGCTCGGCGGCATCGCGACGGAACTGCTGCGCGATGTCACCCACGAGTTCGCGCCGTTCGACACCGTGACGGCACGTGCGATGATCGGTCGCATCCGGTCCGCGCCGCTGCTGACCGGCTATCGCGGTCGTCCGCCACTGGATGTGGACGCGCTCGCCGACGTGCTGTCGCGGGTATCGTGGCTGGTGGCTGACCATGCGGGCCGGATCGCGGAGATCGACCTGAACCCGCTGTTCCTCGGCGAACGCGGCATCGTCGCCGCCGATGCGCTGGTGGCACTCAAGCCGGCGACATGA
- a CDS encoding MaoC family dehydratase N-terminal domain-containing protein, protein MTIHYETLKNWQIPDLPFELSKKDTILYALGLGVGADPMDLHQLRFVYEQGLQALPMMSVVLCQPMGWAGDPRTGVDRTKVVHGEQGFRLHRPLPAEASLRGETRVVDVIDKGEGKGALILTETRILDAKTGECIATTDSTSFARANGGFGGPSASPKVPRTLPARAPDLTDDWPVIPQLALIYRLSGDYNPLHADPAFAAKAGFSQPILHGRATFGIAGIALLRQLCGWNPERLTAMEARFSAPVYPGDTIRTEIWREGGEVFFRCTVPARNAVVLSNGWAEVSG, encoded by the coding sequence ATGACCATCCACTACGAAACCCTCAAGAACTGGCAGATCCCGGACCTTCCTTTCGAACTGTCTAAGAAAGACACCATCCTGTACGCGCTGGGGCTCGGCGTCGGCGCGGATCCGATGGACCTCCACCAGTTGCGCTTCGTCTACGAGCAGGGGCTGCAGGCGCTGCCGATGATGTCGGTCGTGCTGTGCCAGCCGATGGGCTGGGCGGGCGACCCGCGTACCGGCGTCGACCGAACGAAGGTCGTCCATGGCGAACAGGGCTTCCGGCTGCATCGGCCGCTGCCGGCCGAGGCCAGCCTGCGCGGCGAGACGCGCGTGGTCGATGTCATCGACAAGGGTGAAGGCAAGGGCGCGCTGATCCTCACCGAGACGCGCATCCTCGATGCGAAGACCGGCGAGTGCATCGCCACTACCGATTCGACCAGCTTCGCTCGGGCCAACGGTGGCTTCGGCGGCCCGTCGGCGTCGCCGAAGGTGCCGCGTACCCTGCCCGCGCGCGCGCCTGACCTGACTGACGACTGGCCGGTCATCCCCCAGCTCGCCCTCATCTATCGCCTGTCGGGCGACTACAACCCGCTGCATGCCGATCCGGCGTTTGCCGCGAAGGCTGGCTTCAGCCAGCCCATCCTGCATGGCCGGGCCACTTTCGGCATCGCCGGCATCGCCCTGCTGCGGCAGCTCTGCGGCTGGAACCCGGAGCGGCTCACCGCGATGGAGGCGCGCTTCTCCGCACCGGTGTATCCGGGCGATACCATCCGCACCGAGATCTGGCGTGAGGGTGGCGAGGTCTTCTTTCGCTGCACGGTGCCAGCGCGCAATGCGGTCGTCCTCAGCAACGGCTGGGCCGAGGTTTCGGGATGA
- a CDS encoding enoyl-CoA hydratase/isomerase family protein, whose translation MTVRMEQSDGIATLTLDRPDKLNAMSDEMYDLLHDYAHQLSADPAVRAIILTGSGKGFCSGGDIGNMAKTDLTGSRARSKSRHRTFLALAAIEKPVIAAVHGPVYGIGTSLMFACDLILAAQSTTLALSFKRVGVVPDGGAIFFLSQYLGIAKAKELVYTGRKVGADELAALNIAMKVVPDVALQAEARALAAEMAASATWMLGLTKKMFQFMYTPTLEQLLDYEALMQTHVRLSEDHKEGVAAFKEKRAPRFQGR comes from the coding sequence ATGACGGTACGGATGGAACAATCGGATGGCATCGCCACGCTCACCCTCGACCGCCCCGACAAGCTCAATGCGATGTCCGACGAGATGTACGACCTGTTGCACGATTACGCGCACCAGCTGTCGGCGGATCCGGCGGTGCGCGCGATCATCCTGACCGGCAGCGGCAAGGGCTTCTGCTCGGGAGGCGATATCGGCAACATGGCAAAGACCGATCTCACCGGCTCGCGCGCGCGCTCGAAGTCGCGCCATCGCACCTTCCTCGCGCTGGCGGCAATCGAGAAGCCAGTGATCGCCGCGGTGCATGGCCCGGTCTACGGCATCGGCACCAGCCTCATGTTCGCCTGCGACCTGATCCTGGCCGCGCAGAGTACGACACTGGCGCTGTCGTTCAAGCGCGTCGGCGTGGTGCCCGACGGCGGCGCCATCTTCTTTCTCTCACAGTACCTCGGCATCGCCAAGGCGAAGGAACTGGTCTACACCGGGCGCAAGGTCGGCGCCGACGAACTCGCCGCGCTGAACATCGCGATGAAGGTGGTGCCAGACGTCGCGCTTCAGGCCGAGGCCCGGGCGCTGGCGGCCGAGATGGCCGCATCGGCCACTTGGATGCTCGGGCTCACCAAGAAGATGTTCCAGTTCATGTACACGCCGACCCTGGAACAGCTGCTCGACTACGAGGCGCTGATGCAGACGCACGTACGTCTGTCCGAGGACCACAAGGAAGGCGTGGCGGCGTTCAAGGAAAAACGCGCGCCGCGCTTCCAGGGACGCTGA
- a CDS encoding GNAT family N-acetyltransferase — MKSTGTAFKVRAASWAEDFAALRTVRETVFVVEQDVPVELEWDGLDEGCRHLLAEDTHGRPIGCVRLLPDGHIGRMAVLAPWRGRGVGRALLRAMLVQAAASGFAVVRLNAQVQALGFYAREGFQACGDVFDDAGIAHRAMQLALQDHRSDR, encoded by the coding sequence ATGAAAAGCACAGGCACGGCATTCAAGGTACGCGCGGCCAGCTGGGCCGAGGACTTTGCCGCGCTGCGGACCGTCCGCGAAACGGTGTTCGTCGTCGAACAGGACGTTCCCGTCGAACTCGAATGGGACGGTCTCGACGAGGGCTGCCGGCACCTGCTGGCCGAGGATACGCATGGCCGGCCGATCGGGTGCGTACGGCTGCTCCCCGACGGTCACATCGGGCGCATGGCGGTACTCGCGCCGTGGCGCGGCCGCGGCGTCGGCCGCGCGCTGCTACGGGCCATGCTCGTGCAGGCCGCGGCATCCGGGTTTGCCGTGGTGCGGCTCAATGCACAGGTGCAGGCGCTCGGCTTCTACGCGCGCGAGGGCTTTCAGGCCTGCGGAGACGTGTTCGACGACGCCGGCATCGCGCATCGCGCGATGCAGCTTGCGCTGCAGGACCACCGAAGCGACCGCTGA
- a CDS encoding NRDE family protein has translation MCLILFAVDAHPDYRLLVAANRDEHFARPSAPAAYWTDTPHVLAGRDLDRGGTWFGVGLDGRFAAVTNYRGAPPVPGGPSRGALAADYLQGDLPPPAFIEGLARRAGDYQGFSVLLGDATSLFYYSNRLEGGGAGGMPIEAGVHGLSNHLLDTPWLKVVRGRRALEEALSLDPSAREAALIAALSDRRPPEDRDLPAQGAPLSFERALAAPFIHAPERDYGTRCSTLLSVARSGQVEFIEHTWDRHAKPSGRVRHRFTIG, from the coding sequence GAACATTTCGCGCGTCCGTCCGCGCCGGCCGCTTACTGGACGGATACGCCGCATGTACTTGCCGGTCGCGACCTTGACCGCGGCGGTACCTGGTTCGGCGTCGGCCTCGACGGTCGCTTCGCGGCGGTGACGAACTACCGCGGGGCGCCGCCGGTTCCCGGCGGGCCTTCGCGTGGTGCGCTCGCCGCCGACTACCTGCAGGGCGACCTGCCCCCGCCGGCGTTCATCGAGGGCCTGGCGCGACGCGCCGGCGACTACCAGGGATTCAGCGTGCTGCTCGGCGACGCGACCTCCCTGTTCTACTACTCGAACCGGCTCGAGGGAGGCGGTGCGGGTGGCATGCCGATCGAGGCCGGGGTGCATGGACTGAGCAACCACCTGCTCGACACCCCGTGGCTGAAGGTGGTGCGGGGCCGACGGGCGCTGGAAGAGGCACTTTCGCTCGATCCTTCCGCTCGAGAGGCGGCGCTCATCGCGGCGCTTTCGGACCGTCGGCCGCCGGAGGATCGCGACCTGCCCGCGCAGGGGGCGCCGCTCTCGTTCGAGCGCGCGCTGGCCGCGCCATTCATCCACGCGCCCGAGCGCGATTACGGCACGCGCTGTTCGACGCTGCTGTCGGTCGCTCGCAGCGGCCAGGTGGAGTTCATCGAGCACACCTGGGACCGACACGCAAAGCCTTCGGGCCGCGTGCGCCATCGCTTCACGATCGGCTGA
- a CDS encoding enoyl-CoA hydratase/isomerase family protein: MATDVLLVETRGAVRLLTLNRPDKLNAMNTVMIEALIAALQSADTDAAIGAIVLAGAGRAFSAGADMAEFRDVPPAERLGVERRSALTASLQLLLPGLAKPVVAATRGHVLGGGCALALACDMVVAARSSRFGYPEVRRGILAASVTPNLARQVGTKAAFELLATGRSIEPARAFELGLINDVVEDGAEVDAALALAAELAALPGPALQATKRLFYRALDAEFARAMQLAHETHAELHAAARRPAD; the protein is encoded by the coding sequence ATGGCCACGGACGTACTGCTCGTCGAGACCCGGGGCGCGGTCCGGCTGCTCACGCTGAACCGCCCCGACAAGCTCAACGCGATGAACACGGTAATGATCGAAGCACTGATCGCCGCGTTGCAGTCGGCCGATACGGACGCGGCGATCGGTGCGATCGTCCTGGCCGGTGCCGGGCGCGCGTTCTCGGCCGGCGCCGACATGGCGGAGTTCAGGGATGTCCCGCCCGCGGAACGTCTGGGCGTAGAACGACGCAGCGCCCTCACCGCCTCGCTTCAGCTGCTGCTGCCCGGCCTTGCAAAGCCGGTGGTCGCCGCCACCCGGGGACACGTGCTCGGCGGTGGCTGCGCGCTCGCCCTTGCCTGCGATATGGTGGTGGCTGCCCGCAGCTCCCGCTTCGGCTATCCCGAGGTCAGGCGGGGCATCCTGGCCGCTTCGGTGACGCCGAACCTCGCGCGTCAGGTGGGCACCAAGGCAGCGTTCGAACTGCTCGCCACCGGACGGTCGATCGAGCCTGCACGTGCGTTCGAACTCGGCTTGATCAACGACGTGGTGGAAGACGGTGCAGAAGTGGACGCGGCGTTGGCGCTCGCGGCCGAACTGGCGGCGCTTCCCGGGCCTGCCCTGCAGGCGACCAAGCGCCTTTTCTATCGCGCGCTCGACGCCGAGTTCGCGCGGGCGATGCAGCTCGCGCACGAGACCCACGCCGAATTGCATGCTGCAGCCCGGCGACCTGCCGACTGA
- a CDS encoding SDR family NAD(P)-dependent oxidoreductase, with translation MMDGKVVVVTGAGRGVGRGVALLMAAEGAQVVVNDIGAALDGSGGEQTPAQEVVDEIEAAGGEAIASYDSVSDWNSAEKIIQCALDSFGRIDAVVNNAGILRDVIFHKMTESDFDAVVNVMLKGSFNVSRHAANHFRKQEAGAFVHMTSTAGLIGAVGQANYAAAKLGIVGLSNSIARDMEKYRVRSNCLAPSGWTRMIASIPTDNPAQQKRVAQRMTVKAEMNAPLTVFLCSDAAAEVSGQVFSVRKNELFLFSQHRPVRGVHRSEGWTPATIAEHALPSFRPSLTPLERTVNVFPYDAI, from the coding sequence ATGATGGATGGCAAGGTCGTGGTGGTCACCGGGGCCGGTCGCGGCGTCGGTCGCGGCGTGGCGCTGCTGATGGCTGCCGAGGGCGCGCAGGTGGTGGTGAACGACATCGGCGCGGCGCTCGACGGCTCGGGTGGCGAGCAGACGCCGGCGCAGGAGGTGGTCGACGAGATCGAGGCCGCTGGCGGCGAGGCGATCGCCAGCTACGACAGCGTGTCCGACTGGAACAGCGCCGAGAAGATCATCCAGTGCGCGCTCGATTCGTTCGGCCGCATCGATGCAGTGGTGAACAACGCCGGCATCCTGCGTGACGTCATCTTCCACAAGATGACCGAATCCGACTTCGACGCCGTGGTGAACGTGATGCTGAAGGGCTCGTTCAACGTGTCGCGCCACGCCGCCAACCATTTCCGCAAGCAGGAAGCGGGCGCCTTCGTGCACATGACCTCCACCGCGGGCCTTATCGGCGCAGTCGGCCAGGCCAACTATGCAGCGGCGAAACTGGGCATCGTCGGGCTGTCGAACAGCATCGCGCGCGACATGGAGAAGTACCGGGTGCGCTCGAACTGCCTGGCGCCCTCGGGCTGGACGCGGATGATCGCCTCGATTCCAACCGACAACCCGGCGCAGCAGAAACGCGTCGCGCAGCGCATGACGGTGAAGGCGGAGATGAACGCCCCGCTGACGGTCTTCCTCTGCAGCGACGCTGCGGCCGAAGTCAGCGGCCAGGTGTTTTCGGTGCGCAAGAACGAACTCTTCCTGTTCAGCCAGCACCGACCCGTGCGCGGCGTCCACCGCAGCGAAGGCTGGACGCCGGCTACCATCGCCGAACATGCACTGCCCAGCTTCCGGCCCAGCCTCACGCCGCTCGAACGGACGGTGAACGTGTTCCCGTACGACGCGATCTGA
- a CDS encoding tripartite tricarboxylate transporter substrate binding protein has translation MNPTSKTLPFIAALGAASLLAMPMALAQAPRGGGDEWPSRPVRFIVPFAPGAANDLIARAVGSKLADIWGQSVLVDNRPGGGTVIGSDLVARSPADGYTLLQIGLAHAVNPSVIAKLPYDSLRDFTMVAQTGESPFVLVSNVSLPVKNVRDLVAMAKARPGTLAYGSTGSGGTSHLMGELLKSMAGIDVIHVPYKGLSPALTEVIGGQIQYSFGSWSTVGPFVKAGKLRALAVTSAKRSPVTPDLPTIAEEGFKGYDATPWWGIAGPGGIPRPLLARINTGVRTAMASSEMKERFAIQGIEIATGTPEAFLALVKSEIDRWAKIVKTAGIKAD, from the coding sequence ATGAACCCGACATCGAAGACGCTTCCGTTCATCGCTGCGCTTGGCGCGGCATCCCTGCTGGCGATGCCCATGGCGCTGGCCCAGGCACCCCGGGGAGGCGGTGACGAATGGCCCTCGCGGCCGGTTCGCTTCATCGTGCCGTTCGCACCGGGTGCAGCGAACGACCTCATCGCGCGTGCGGTCGGTTCGAAGCTGGCGGATATCTGGGGCCAGAGCGTGCTGGTCGACAACCGGCCGGGCGGTGGTACGGTGATCGGCAGCGACCTGGTCGCGCGCTCCCCGGCCGACGGCTACACGCTGCTGCAGATCGGCCTGGCGCATGCCGTCAATCCGAGCGTGATCGCGAAGCTTCCCTACGATTCGCTGCGCGACTTCACGATGGTCGCGCAGACTGGCGAGTCGCCGTTCGTGCTCGTCTCGAATGTCTCGCTGCCGGTCAAGAACGTGCGCGACCTCGTGGCCATGGCCAAGGCCAGACCGGGCACGCTCGCCTACGGGTCCACCGGCTCTGGCGGTACCTCGCACCTGATGGGCGAACTCCTCAAGAGCATGGCCGGCATCGACGTGATCCACGTGCCCTACAAGGGATTGTCGCCGGCACTGACCGAGGTGATCGGCGGCCAGATCCAGTACAGCTTCGGCAGCTGGTCGACCGTGGGGCCGTTCGTGAAGGCAGGCAAGCTGCGCGCCCTCGCCGTGACCAGCGCCAAGCGTAGCCCGGTCACGCCCGACCTGCCGACGATCGCCGAAGAAGGGTTCAAAGGCTACGATGCGACGCCGTGGTGGGGTATCGCCGGCCCGGGTGGCATCCCACGTCCGCTGCTCGCCCGCATCAACACCGGTGTGCGCACCGCGATGGCATCGTCCGAGATGAAGGAGCGCTTTGCCATCCAGGGCATCGAGATCGCCACCGGGACCCCGGAGGCATTCCTGGCGCTGGTGAAGTCGGAAATCGATCGCTGGGCGAAGATCGTCAAGACGGCTGGCATCAAGGCGGACTGA
- a CDS encoding AMP-binding protein has protein sequence MDTATILGNVVQVPEPASGRWTPATFEQALDAAAARWPAQEALVIDGVRWTFERLRQEARRVACALVAHGVRPGDHVGVCTGNRVEWVAFFLGAALAGAVTVPVNTRFKSDELRYCLSQADVTVLAVADRFLKVDFIEMLRGIEPAIDGALPGTALPRLRHVAVLGADVPGGARRWDSFLAAGDGQPVPTGRAAPDDVVLIQYTSGSTSFPKGVQLSHDNMLRNADAIARRIGLGPCERYFSARPFFHVAGTTLSILAALSQGACLVSTPVFDAGTSLDAIEAERCTFLSGNDPMFQMMLSHPSLAVRQLALRGGWGSCTPQMMQAAEETLGMTICHAYGLSEASPNVCMSDWRDPPEKRWNSYALPLPGLSVRMVDPESGQAMPPGATGEIQVRGWSLMKGYYGMPEQSAQTLTADGWLRTGDLGTFDDQGRMHFIGRIKEVFRVGGENVAPAEVEDLLLRHPAVAQAQVVGVPDARLGEVGAAYVVLREGASLEPAALIEWTRPRIAGFKVPRYAKIVDGFEAIGMTASVKVQKNRLREHALRDFGLA, from the coding sequence ATGGATACCGCGACCATCCTCGGCAACGTGGTGCAGGTGCCAGAACCGGCGTCCGGCCGCTGGACGCCCGCGACCTTCGAGCAGGCCCTCGACGCGGCCGCCGCGCGCTGGCCGGCGCAGGAGGCGCTGGTGATCGACGGTGTGCGCTGGACCTTCGAGCGGCTGCGGCAGGAGGCACGCCGTGTCGCATGCGCACTGGTCGCGCACGGTGTACGTCCCGGCGACCATGTCGGCGTCTGCACCGGCAACCGGGTGGAATGGGTCGCCTTCTTCCTCGGGGCGGCGCTCGCCGGGGCGGTGACCGTCCCGGTCAATACCCGATTCAAGTCGGACGAACTGCGCTACTGCCTGTCCCAGGCAGACGTGACCGTGCTTGCGGTGGCCGACCGTTTCCTGAAGGTCGACTTCATCGAGATGCTGCGCGGGATCGAGCCGGCGATCGATGGGGCGCTTCCAGGCACTGCCCTGCCGCGATTGCGCCATGTCGCGGTACTCGGCGCGGACGTGCCTGGCGGCGCCCGCCGATGGGATTCCTTCCTCGCCGCAGGCGACGGCCAGCCAGTGCCGACCGGCCGCGCCGCGCCCGATGACGTGGTGCTGATCCAGTACACCTCGGGCAGCACCTCGTTTCCGAAGGGTGTGCAGTTGAGCCACGACAACATGCTGCGCAATGCCGACGCGATCGCGCGCCGGATCGGCCTGGGGCCCTGCGAGCGTTACTTCAGCGCGCGGCCGTTCTTCCACGTGGCCGGCACCACGCTGTCGATCCTGGCCGCGCTGTCGCAAGGCGCGTGCCTCGTATCCACCCCGGTGTTCGACGCAGGCACCTCGCTCGATGCCATCGAGGCCGAGCGCTGCACCTTCCTGTCCGGCAACGACCCGATGTTCCAGATGATGCTGAGCCACCCGTCGCTCGCGGTGCGGCAGCTTGCGCTGCGCGGCGGCTGGGGATCGTGCACCCCGCAGATGATGCAGGCGGCCGAAGAGACCCTCGGCATGACGATCTGCCACGCCTACGGATTGTCCGAAGCCTCGCCGAACGTCTGCATGTCCGACTGGCGTGACCCGCCCGAGAAACGATGGAACAGCTACGCGCTGCCGTTGCCGGGTCTTTCGGTACGCATGGTCGACCCTGAATCGGGCCAGGCGATGCCGCCGGGCGCAACCGGAGAGATCCAGGTGCGCGGCTGGAGCCTGATGAAGGGCTACTACGGGATGCCAGAGCAGTCGGCGCAGACCCTCACGGCCGACGGCTGGCTGCGCACCGGCGACCTCGGGACCTTCGACGACCAGGGCCGCATGCATTTCATCGGCCGGATCAAGGAGGTGTTCCGCGTCGGTGGCGAGAACGTCGCTCCGGCCGAGGTGGAAGACCTGCTGCTGCGGCATCCGGCGGTGGCGCAGGCGCAGGTCGTCGGGGTACCCGACGCCCGCCTTGGCGAGGTGGGTGCCGCGTATGTGGTACTCAGGGAAGGTGCCTCGCTGGAGCCGGCTGCGCTGATCGAATGGACGCGCCCGCGCATCGCGGGCTTCAAGGTACCGCGCTACGCGAAGATCGTCGACGGCTTCGAGGCGATCGGCATGACGGCCAGCGTCAAGGTGCAGAAGAACCGACTGCGCGAGCACGCGCTGCGCGATTTCGGGCTGGCCTGA
- a CDS encoding tripartite tricarboxylate transporter substrate binding protein, with translation MRNPVAACGAALALAYCASLPPAAVAQPAWPVKPMRIVIPFPPGGPTDIIGRAAARKLEEAYGHAAVIENRGGAGGTIGAEFVARSPADGYTMLVGSLSTHGIAQSLYPKLGYDVLKDFHHVTLLAMVDNFLVVHPAVPAKNVKDLIALARRSPGRMNYGSVGIGGASHLMAEMVNSMAGIRTVHVPYKGAAPATAALLGGEIDFLLSGIPALLPHVRAGRVRALATTLEKRSRLAPDVPTMVESGLPGYVVSTWYVLSAPAGTPREIVNRANSVVVKGLKAPDTVESFNQMGAEAMGTTPEQTVEFLRGELARWAKVVRDSGARPE, from the coding sequence ATGCGTAACCCTGTCGCGGCATGCGGTGCCGCCCTCGCGCTGGCCTATTGCGCCAGTCTTCCGCCCGCTGCGGTTGCGCAGCCGGCATGGCCGGTCAAGCCGATGCGGATCGTGATTCCGTTCCCGCCGGGGGGGCCGACCGACATCATCGGACGAGCGGCGGCGCGCAAGCTCGAGGAGGCCTACGGCCACGCCGCAGTCATCGAGAATCGTGGCGGCGCTGGCGGCACCATCGGCGCCGAGTTCGTCGCCCGCTCCCCGGCCGACGGCTACACGATGCTGGTCGGCTCGCTGTCGACGCATGGTATCGCGCAGTCGCTGTACCCGAAGCTCGGCTACGATGTCCTCAAGGACTTCCACCATGTCACGCTGCTGGCGATGGTCGACAACTTCCTCGTCGTGCATCCCGCCGTGCCCGCGAAGAACGTGAAGGACTTGATTGCGCTCGCCCGCAGGAGTCCCGGCCGGATGAACTACGGCTCGGTCGGCATCGGTGGCGCATCGCACCTGATGGCGGAAATGGTCAACAGCATGGCTGGCATCCGCACCGTCCACGTTCCCTACAAGGGCGCGGCACCGGCCACGGCGGCACTGCTCGGCGGCGAGATCGATTTCCTGCTCAGCGGTATCCCCGCGCTGCTGCCGCACGTGAGGGCTGGCCGGGTGCGTGCCCTTGCGACCACCCTCGAGAAGCGGTCGCGGCTTGCCCCCGACGTTCCGACGATGGTCGAGTCCGGCCTGCCGGGCTACGTGGTGAGCACCTGGTACGTGCTGTCGGCGCCAGCGGGAACGCCGCGCGAGATCGTGAACCGGGCGAACAGCGTGGTCGTGAAGGGACTGAAGGCGCCCGACACGGTCGAGAGCTTCAACCAGATGGGTGCCGAGGCGATGGGTACGACGCCCGAGCAGACGGTCGAGTTCCTGCGCGGCGAACTCGCTCGATGGGCGAAGGTGGTACGAGACTCCGGCGCAAGGCCCGAGTAG